From Nitrospinota bacterium, the proteins below share one genomic window:
- a CDS encoding XRE family transcriptional regulator yields MVKKTQKFPGKKELAEVRERLSKGPAAKPLPENAGPVERLKHGLCAEFVKYKNRKGLTQKQLAKKLDIDEALVSKIVNYAYDEFTVDRLVKYLSALYPNIDITLLVA; encoded by the coding sequence ATGGTGAAGAAAACGCAAAAATTCCCCGGCAAAAAAGAACTGGCTGAAGTAAGGGAGCGGCTTTCCAAGGGGCCCGCCGCAAAGCCCCTGCCCGAAAACGCCGGCCCCGTCGAACGGCTCAAGCACGGCCTTTGCGCGGAGTTCGTGAAATATAAGAATCGAAAGGGGCTGACCCAAAAACAGTTGGCTAAAAAACTGGATATTGACGAAGCCCTTGTCAGCAAGATTGTGAATTATGCATACGATGAATTCACGGTGGACCGCCTTGTAAAATATCTGTCGGCGCTGTATCCGAACATCGACATCACCCTCTTGGTGGCGTGA
- a CDS encoding PhzF family phenazine biosynthesis protein, whose product MTTVQCAVARVFTNKGKNGNLLGVVTGIAGLTDGQMQRIARTLGYSETSFVFFDTRKGDYRVRFFTPEKEIPFAGHPTIGTLFTLRELGLVKKKKNYVQVIGPRRIPLEVLPNGAIWMDQGKPSFSPACTRNLAARLVGAKESDVIDDPMAVSTGIPVLVIPLASRRALGAARILDPVYQSVFKKYRTPCIMPFAVDKGQVYSRSFVPGFGIAEDPATGGATGPLAAYIAHRGMIAHNETKLEFTVLQGGRAKSELLASVSLTRGKVKSAAVGGYCAMERPRRIEVPFTPPRG is encoded by the coding sequence ATGACGACAGTGCAATGCGCCGTGGCGCGCGTTTTCACCAATAAGGGAAAGAACGGCAATCTTCTGGGCGTGGTGACCGGCATAGCCGGCCTCACCGATGGGCAGATGCAGCGGATCGCCCGCACGCTCGGCTATTCCGAAACATCCTTCGTCTTCTTCGACACGCGCAAGGGGGATTACCGGGTACGCTTCTTCACCCCCGAAAAAGAGATACCCTTCGCCGGGCATCCGACCATCGGCACACTCTTCACCCTGCGCGAACTGGGACTGGTGAAAAAGAAGAAAAACTATGTGCAGGTGATCGGCCCCCGCCGCATACCGCTTGAGGTTCTGCCGAACGGCGCGATCTGGATGGACCAGGGAAAACCCTCCTTCTCCCCCGCCTGCACACGGAATCTCGCCGCCAGGCTTGTCGGCGCGAAAGAAAGCGACGTGATAGACGACCCGATGGCCGTCAGCACCGGCATACCTGTTTTAGTCATACCGCTGGCCTCGCGGCGCGCCCTTGGCGCCGCCCGCATACTCGATCCGGTCTACCAAAGCGTTTTTAAAAAGTACCGCACGCCCTGCATCATGCCGTTCGCCGTTGACAAGGGCCAGGTCTATTCCCGTTCGTTCGTCCCCGGCTTTGGCATAGCTGAAGACCCCGCCACCGGCGGCGCCACCGGCCCGCTCGCCGCCTATATCGCGCATCGCGGCATGATCGCCCACAATGAAACAAAACTGGAATTTACCGTGTTGCAGGGAGGCCGCGCGAAATCGGAACTCCTTGCATCCGTATCCCTCACCCGCGGTAAAGTGAAAAGCGCCGCCGTCGGCGGATATTGTGCGATGGAGCGGCCCCGGCGAATCGAAGTCCCTTTCACGCCACCAAGAGGGTGA
- a CDS encoding YgiT-type zinc finger protein, with translation MKCHLCGADMYAMKTDLPFKVSERAIVIIKALPVLQCGGCHEYLIEDHAMQKVESILRKAGQEAELEVVTFAA, from the coding sequence ATGAAATGCCATCTTTGCGGGGCGGATATGTACGCCATGAAAACCGATTTGCCGTTTAAGGTGAGCGAGCGCGCCATTGTCATTATTAAAGCCTTGCCAGTTCTTCAATGCGGCGGTTGCCATGAATATTTGATTGAAGACCACGCCATGCAAAAGGTGGAAAGCATTTTGCGGAAGGCGGGCCAAGAAGCGGAATTGGAAGTGGTAACCTTCGCCGCGTGA
- a CDS encoding N-6 DNA methylase, which yields MAGCPPKIRELVERFHQNIEQYKSGKYNEAQVRQEFIDPMFKELGWDMDNAEGNAEAYKDVIHEDAIKIGDATKAPDYAFRIGGQRKFFLEAKKPSVLIKEEIDPAYQIRRYAWSAKLPLSVLTDFEEFAVYDCRIKPDKNDKASTARVMYFRYTEYEEKWDEIAGIFSKEAILKGSFDRFAESTKKKKGTAEVDDAFLAEIENWRDVLAKNIALRNANISQRELNFAVQNSIDRIIFLRICEDRGIETYGRLMAAGNGDGIYNRLMHIFYEADDKYNSGLFHFKKEKGRESPDELSTALKIDDKVLRDILASLYYPASPYVFAVLPADILGQVYEQFLGKVIRLTAGHQAKVEDKPEVKKAGGVFYTPTFIVDYIVQNTVGKLLEASTPKKASAIKICDPACGSGSFLLGAYQYLLDWHRDFYVSGGPEKYKKELYKAASGEWRLAIQERKRILLNNIYGVDIDPQAVETTKLSLLLKVLEQETEESLRTNMKLFHERALPDLGNNIKCGNSLIGADYFEGKLALMAEDERYSINPFDWKAAFPSIFNGKAGGFSAIIGNPPYGASINSEVKTYVINKYAHQSYQLDSYLLFLERAIASLLSHDGSLGMIIPNTWATNLMLTEIRKFILSSVSIREIVHFKFKVFPKVTVDTEIILLEKPYVEQNRAEALVFHLREDLAGEAKKRPSRIIHDQRKWVALEGQPINIFLTKKEEALAKKCVSQAKPISNFFTINVGIKPYQAGKGTPPQSEKTVKERPFDSNKQLTLSYRPLLRGADINRYSIKPLEKRYLKFGKWLAEPRPAINFDAPYKIVIRQTGDSLVAALDDQKYLCLNNMHVLVPHSHSPESTLYYLGTINSKLLNWYYQSLNPEAGEALAEVKKTNVAKLPILEFGNNKLLQGKIASSAKLFITLLTKSHLTKTPHERDVLGRQIDAADRQIDKLVYDLYGLTEEEIAIVEKSTGEP from the coding sequence ATGGCGGGGTGTCCACCGAAAATACGGGAACTGGTCGAGCGGTTTCACCAGAATATCGAGCAGTACAAATCCGGCAAATACAACGAAGCCCAGGTCCGCCAGGAATTCATCGATCCGATGTTCAAGGAACTCGGGTGGGACATGGACAATGCGGAAGGAAACGCCGAAGCCTACAAGGACGTTATCCACGAAGACGCCATAAAGATCGGCGATGCCACCAAAGCCCCCGACTATGCCTTCCGCATCGGCGGTCAGCGCAAGTTCTTCCTCGAAGCAAAAAAGCCTTCCGTGCTCATCAAAGAGGAAATCGACCCCGCCTACCAGATACGCCGCTATGCGTGGTCGGCCAAGCTGCCGCTCTCCGTCCTCACCGATTTTGAAGAGTTCGCCGTGTACGATTGCCGCATAAAGCCGGACAAGAACGACAAGGCCTCTACCGCCCGCGTGATGTATTTCAGGTACACCGAGTACGAGGAAAAGTGGGACGAGATAGCGGGCATCTTCTCGAAAGAGGCGATACTGAAAGGCTCCTTCGACCGCTTCGCCGAATCGACCAAAAAGAAAAAAGGGACGGCGGAGGTGGACGACGCCTTCCTCGCCGAGATCGAGAACTGGCGCGACGTGCTGGCGAAGAACATCGCCCTGCGGAACGCAAACATCTCGCAACGCGAGCTGAACTTCGCCGTGCAAAACAGCATCGACCGTATCATCTTCCTCCGCATCTGCGAAGACCGGGGGATAGAGACATACGGCAGGCTGATGGCCGCCGGCAACGGCGATGGAATTTACAACCGGCTGATGCATATTTTTTACGAGGCGGACGACAAGTACAACTCCGGCCTGTTCCACTTCAAAAAGGAAAAAGGGCGCGAATCGCCGGACGAGCTTTCCACCGCACTGAAAATAGACGACAAGGTTTTGAGGGATATCCTCGCCTCGCTCTATTACCCCGCTAGCCCGTACGTCTTCGCCGTGCTCCCGGCGGACATCCTGGGGCAGGTCTATGAGCAGTTCCTCGGCAAGGTCATCCGCCTCACCGCCGGGCATCAGGCAAAGGTGGAGGATAAGCCGGAGGTAAAAAAAGCGGGCGGCGTTTTTTACACCCCCACCTTCATCGTCGATTACATCGTGCAAAACACCGTGGGAAAACTGCTGGAGGCGAGCACGCCGAAAAAAGCATCCGCCATAAAGATATGCGATCCAGCCTGCGGTTCCGGCTCATTCCTGCTGGGGGCATATCAATACCTGTTGGATTGGCACCGCGATTTTTATGTAAGCGGCGGGCCGGAAAAATACAAGAAGGAACTCTACAAAGCGGCCAGCGGCGAATGGCGGCTCGCCATTCAGGAGCGCAAGCGGATACTGCTGAACAACATTTACGGGGTGGATATAGACCCGCAGGCGGTGGAAACCACCAAGCTGTCGCTGCTGCTAAAGGTGCTGGAACAGGAAACCGAAGAGAGCTTGCGAACAAACATGAAGCTCTTTCACGAGCGCGCCCTCCCCGACCTCGGCAACAACATCAAATGCGGCAACTCGCTGATAGGCGCGGATTACTTTGAGGGGAAACTTGCGCTGATGGCGGAAGATGAACGCTACTCGATTAACCCCTTCGACTGGAAAGCGGCCTTCCCTTCCATCTTCAACGGCAAAGCCGGTGGTTTCAGCGCAATCATCGGTAACCCGCCATATGGTGCCTCAATTAATTCAGAAGTCAAAACCTATGTAATAAATAAGTACGCGCATCAATCGTATCAACTTGATAGCTATCTATTATTTCTAGAGCGTGCCATTGCAAGCCTACTGTCACACGATGGATCCCTAGGCATGATTATCCCGAATACATGGGCTACAAATTTAATGTTGACTGAAATCCGAAAATTTATTTTAAGTAGCGTTTCAATACGTGAAATAGTACATTTTAAGTTCAAGGTATTCCCCAAAGTAACAGTAGACACAGAAATCATTTTATTGGAAAAACCATATGTAGAGCAAAACAGAGCTGAGGCTTTGGTTTTTCATTTGAGAGAAGACTTGGCGGGTGAAGCAAAAAAACGACCTTCGAGGATAATTCATGATCAAAGAAAATGGGTTGCCCTAGAAGGTCAACCTATAAACATATTTCTAACTAAGAAAGAAGAGGCTTTAGCCAAGAAGTGCGTTTCGCAAGCCAAGCCAATTAGTAATTTTTTCACAATAAATGTAGGGATTAAGCCATACCAGGCAGGAAAAGGCACTCCACCTCAATCAGAAAAAACTGTAAAAGAAAGGCCTTTCGATAGCAATAAACAGCTAACGCTTTCATATCGACCATTGCTTCGGGGTGCAGATATAAATCGTTATAGTATTAAACCGTTAGAGAAGCGGTATCTAAAATTCGGGAAGTGGCTGGCAGAACCACGACCTGCAATAAATTTTGACGCCCCATATAAAATAGTGATTCGGCAAACGGGCGACAGTCTTGTTGCGGCACTTGATGATCAGAAATACCTTTGCTTGAATAATATGCATGTGCTGGTACCGCATAGCCATTCGCCAGAGAGCACTCTATATTATTTAGGAACAATTAACTCCAAACTGCTGAATTGGTATTACCAATCGTTGAATCCAGAGGCCGGGGAAGCATTGGCGGAAGTTAAGAAAACTAACGTCGCAAAACTGCCCATCCTTGAATTCGGCAACAACAAATTACTTCAAGGGAAAATAGCATCTTCAGCAAAACTATTCATTACTCTCCTAACAAAGAGCCATTTAACTAAAACCCCTCACGAGCGAGATGTGTTGGGGCGGCAAATCGATGCGGCCGACCGGCAGATCGACAAGCTGGTCTATGACCTCTACGGCCTCACCGAAGAGGAAATCGCCATTGTTGAAAAATCGACCGGCGAACCATGA